Proteins from a single region of Sporosarcina sp. P33:
- the merA gene encoding mercury(II) reductase, translated as MINKTVQVKIPVQGMTCVGCENHVIDALARAGASNIKADYHRGNATFEIEKGSIINAKRAINDIGYQVGEEAIDSEGKFFALNSEDGKYDLLIIGSGSAAFSAAIKAVEKGAKVAMVERGTIGGTCVNIGCVPSKTMLRAGEINYSSANNPFTGLNTKAEPVNMANLMEQKNELVQGMREQKYVDLIGEYGFDMIHGEASFMNEKTVIVNGKQYTANNFLISTGATPSIPDITGLSEVDYLTSTTALELKEVPKRLGIIGSGYIAMELGQLFNDLGAEVSLMQRSERLLKEYDQEISEAIDIALTKRGLKFIKSVTYKKVEQDGDIKKVHIEVNGKEQIIEVDQLLVATGRTPNTKSLNLKAAGVEVGTRGEVIVNNYLQTSNPHIYAAGDVTLGPQFVYVAAYEGGIVAENTLSSTKKKIDLRFVPGVTFTNPSIATVGLTEKKAKDQGYDVKRSVLSLDSVPRALVNRETDGVFKLVVDNKTQKILGAHVVAENAGDVIYSATLAVQFGLTVDDIRNTMAPYLTMNEGLKLAALTLDKDVSKLSCCAG; from the coding sequence ATGATTAATAAAACAGTTCAAGTCAAGATTCCTGTGCAAGGAATGACCTGTGTAGGGTGTGAAAACCATGTAATTGATGCTTTGGCAAGGGCCGGTGCTTCAAATATAAAGGCTGATTATCATCGAGGAAATGCAACATTTGAAATTGAAAAAGGGAGTATCATTAATGCAAAACGTGCTATAAACGATATTGGTTATCAAGTTGGTGAGGAAGCAATTGATTCTGAGGGCAAATTTTTTGCTCTCAATTCCGAAGATGGTAAGTATGATTTGTTGATTATTGGTTCGGGCAGTGCAGCCTTCTCTGCTGCTATTAAAGCAGTTGAAAAAGGGGCAAAAGTAGCAATGGTAGAACGAGGTACTATTGGTGGAACGTGCGTTAATATTGGATGTGTTCCATCCAAAACGATGCTTAGAGCAGGTGAAATCAATTATTCATCAGCAAATAATCCATTTACTGGTTTAAACACTAAGGCAGAACCGGTTAATATGGCTAATCTAATGGAACAAAAAAATGAACTTGTTCAAGGCATGAGGGAACAAAAGTATGTAGATCTTATCGGTGAGTATGGATTTGATATGATACATGGAGAAGCCTCTTTTATGAACGAAAAAACAGTTATTGTAAATGGAAAGCAATATACAGCAAACAACTTTTTGATTTCAACAGGGGCGACTCCATCAATTCCAGATATTACAGGGCTGAGTGAGGTAGATTATTTAACAAGTACAACGGCCTTAGAATTAAAGGAAGTTCCAAAGCGATTAGGGATAATAGGCTCCGGGTATATTGCAATGGAATTAGGACAACTGTTTAATGACTTGGGGGCAGAAGTATCATTGATGCAAAGAAGCGAAAGACTTTTGAAAGAATACGACCAAGAAATTTCCGAAGCCATTGATATAGCCTTAACCAAACGAGGTTTAAAATTTATTAAAAGTGTTACCTACAAAAAGGTTGAACAAGATGGTGACATTAAAAAAGTTCACATTGAAGTGAATGGCAAAGAACAAATAATCGAAGTCGATCAGTTATTGGTTGCTACAGGAAGAACTCCAAACACAAAGTCACTTAACCTAAAGGCAGCAGGTGTTGAGGTTGGTACGAGAGGTGAAGTCATCGTGAATAACTATCTACAAACAAGTAACCCGCATATTTACGCAGCAGGGGATGTAACGTTAGGACCACAATTTGTGTATGTAGCAGCATATGAAGGTGGAATTGTTGCAGAGAACACATTGAGTTCTACCAAGAAAAAAATTGATCTTCGATTTGTACCGGGGGTAACATTTACCAATCCTTCTATCGCTACAGTTGGATTAACGGAGAAAAAAGCAAAGGATCAGGGATATGATGTAAAAAGATCTGTTCTCTCGTTAGACAGTGTACCGAGGGCACTTGTGAATCGAGAAACCGATGGAGTTTTTAAACTGGTGGTCGATAACAAAACGCAAAAGATTCTAGGTGCTCACGTTGTTGCAGAAAATGCTGGTGATGTTATTTACAGTGCCACACTAGCCGTGCAGTTCGGCTTAACCGTAGATGATATAAGAAATACAATGGCACCTTATCTTACTATGAATGAAGGTTTAAAATTGGCTGCCTTAACATTAGATAAAGACGTAAGTAAGTTATCTTGTTGTGCGGGTTAG
- a CDS encoding LysE/ArgO family amino acid transporter encodes MEPLLHGMILAFGLILPLGVQNVFVFNQGATHKKFTNALPAIITAGVCDTILIYLAVAGVSIIVFSFEWLKILLFLVGFLFLAYMGWVMWKNSPEVSANQEKIQFSARRQVTFAASVSLLNPHAIMDTIGVIGTSSLAYTGWEKWIFTVACIVVSWLWFFSLAISGRKIGQIDKNGKFLKRMNQVSAVIIWVMAIYMGYHLYSFLN; translated from the coding sequence GTGGAACCATTATTACATGGAATGATATTGGCATTTGGTTTAATCTTACCTTTAGGAGTTCAAAATGTATTTGTATTTAATCAAGGTGCGACGCATAAAAAATTTACCAATGCTTTACCTGCAATAATAACAGCAGGAGTTTGTGATACAATACTGATTTATTTGGCCGTAGCCGGAGTATCAATTATTGTCTTTAGTTTTGAATGGTTAAAGATTTTGTTATTTTTAGTTGGCTTCCTTTTTTTAGCATATATGGGATGGGTTATGTGGAAAAACTCACCTGAAGTAAGCGCTAATCAGGAGAAAATCCAATTCTCAGCGCGGCGTCAGGTCACATTCGCTGCTTCTGTGTCATTACTTAATCCTCATGCTATTATGGATACTATTGGAGTTATTGGTACTAGTTCATTGGCTTATACAGGATGGGAAAAATGGATATTTACTGTGGCATGTATAGTGGTATCTTGGCTCTGGTTCTTTTCCTTAGCAATTTCGGGCAGAAAGATTGGTCAAATTGATAAAAATGGTAAGTTTCTAAAACGTATGAACCAAGTTTCAGCAGTTATTATTTGGGTTATGGCTATTTATATGGGGTATCACCTGTACTCGTTTTTGAACTAA
- a CDS encoding PLP-dependent aminotransferase family protein yields MPEIEWKPQKNSSFPLHQQISDYMKKKIMSGEWTIGTKIPSQRSLARLFQVNRSTIVFALEELVADGLIESKVGSGTKVINNTWSLLTSTPPPDWINYVKAGIHKPNISVIQEINKAEADPNIFRLGTGELSPNLLPTSKMREILQIDHKQPLTLGYMEPRGSLPLRKTISTYLRSKGIEASPESILIVSGGLQALQLISIGLLKRGSTILHETPSYLNSVHVFQSAGMNLLGIPLDDDGIKCDSIGRMKRQHHAALLYTIPNFHNPTGFLMSKRRRMELLKVCQQESIPIIEDDVYGDLWLDTPPPSPLKSNDTQGNVLYIGSVSKTLSPGLRIGWVVGPEPVIERLADIKMQTDYGSSSLSQYAVDKWLSSGMYEDFLKEIRVELRFRRDFTIQILEKYFSDIATWIEPKGGFYIWLRIQSGVSSGKLFDLALREGILLNPGSVYEKHDSQHLRISYSYASIEQLENGLITLSQLIKKSSIN; encoded by the coding sequence ATGCCTGAAATAGAGTGGAAGCCACAAAAAAACTCATCTTTTCCTTTACACCAGCAAATATCTGACTATATGAAAAAGAAAATAATGAGTGGTGAATGGACAATCGGTACTAAAATTCCTTCACAAAGAAGTTTGGCAAGACTATTTCAAGTAAATCGCAGTACCATTGTATTTGCACTGGAAGAACTGGTAGCAGATGGTCTAATTGAATCTAAGGTTGGGAGTGGGACAAAAGTAATTAATAATACATGGAGCCTACTAACTTCAACCCCTCCGCCAGATTGGATTAATTATGTAAAAGCAGGTATTCATAAACCAAACATATCGGTAATCCAAGAAATAAATAAGGCAGAAGCAGACCCTAATATTTTTCGTCTTGGAACTGGTGAACTTTCACCTAATTTGTTACCTACGAGTAAAATGCGGGAAATACTGCAGATAGATCATAAGCAGCCTTTAACACTTGGATATATGGAGCCAAGAGGAAGTTTGCCTTTAAGAAAAACCATTAGTACCTATTTAAGATCAAAAGGAATTGAAGCATCTCCCGAATCAATTTTAATTGTTTCTGGAGGGCTTCAAGCATTGCAATTAATATCGATTGGACTATTAAAAAGAGGATCAACTATTCTTCATGAAACACCTTCTTATTTGAATTCTGTACACGTATTCCAATCGGCTGGAATGAATTTATTAGGGATTCCATTAGACGACGATGGGATTAAATGCGATTCAATAGGACGAATGAAGCGGCAGCATCATGCGGCTTTACTCTATACGATACCTAATTTTCACAATCCAACAGGCTTTTTAATGTCTAAGAGAAGAAGAATGGAATTACTCAAGGTCTGTCAGCAGGAATCCATTCCTATTATCGAGGACGATGTATACGGTGATCTATGGCTCGATACCCCGCCACCAAGTCCCTTAAAATCCAATGACACACAAGGTAACGTCTTGTACATAGGAAGTGTTTCCAAAACATTAAGTCCCGGTTTGCGCATTGGATGGGTTGTAGGGCCTGAGCCTGTCATTGAACGTTTGGCAGATATAAAAATGCAAACAGATTATGGGTCAAGTTCTTTATCACAATATGCTGTAGACAAATGGCTTTCTAGTGGTATGTATGAGGATTTCTTAAAGGAAATAAGAGTAGAGTTACGTTTCAGAAGGGATTTTACCATTCAAATTCTTGAAAAATACTTTTCTGATATCGCAACTTGGATCGAGCCAAAAGGCGGATTTTATATTTGGCTTAGAATTCAATCAGGTGTATCATCTGGAAAACTATTTGATTTAGCCCTTCGAGAAGGAATTTTATTAAATCCGGGGAGCGTATATGAAAAACATGATTCTCAGCACCTTCGTATTTCCTATTCTTATGCTTCAATTGAACAACTAGAAAATGGACTGATTACTTTATCACAACTTATTAAAAAATCTTCTATCAATTGA
- a CDS encoding helix-turn-helix transcriptional regulator, with amino-acid sequence MDEAYIKEIQSETASKFFYGLSNPARLEIVLALLDEEKNVSQLVEDLNMKQSQISNQLICLKTCGFVTSRKEGKFVYYKVTDPRIRDIIQLGQSVVVENAGRINSCTRL; translated from the coding sequence ATGGATGAAGCATATATTAAGGAAATACAAAGTGAAACAGCCTCGAAGTTTTTTTATGGATTATCAAACCCGGCAAGACTAGAGATTGTATTAGCATTACTTGATGAAGAAAAAAATGTAAGTCAATTGGTGGAAGATCTCAATATGAAGCAATCACAAATTTCGAATCAACTGATATGTTTAAAAACTTGTGGGTTTGTAACTTCTCGTAAAGAAGGGAAATTTGTTTATTATAAAGTGACCGACCCTCGAATTCGTGACATTATTCAATTAGGGCAGTCTGTGGTAGTGGAAAATGCTGGGCGAATCAATTCATGTACGAGATTATAA
- the gshAB gene encoding bifunctional glutamate--cysteine ligase GshA/glutathione synthetase GshB: MDLKKMLADERVKPYVSKARYGIEKEGQRVDLSGNLATTDHPAAIGMGDEHPYIQRDFSETQMELITPVLDTLDELFNCLSSIHDVAYRSMGKEEMLWPLSMPPALPEKEEDIVIAKLNNSENVLYRRSLANSYGRRKQMICGIHFNFEFSDDLLRTLFDLQSETDDYHRFKTDIYLKLTRNYLYYRWLVTYFYGASPASEENFYGCDDRPNEPVRSIRSSRYGYRNHDDVAVSFSTIQKYIEDLTSAVNRGQLVEEKEFYTAMRLRGSEQVAEFINDGVRYVEVRNIDLNPFETNGISYEQAEFLHIFLLYLLQKDEDPQNDEWGHAGDARNDAVALEHPLARTQFEAEAYELVNGMEMLSKELDFPVSESLFDDLRERIADPSKTLAGRLYTESQKSSQRQVAVEIANETHTKLWEKPYELTGFTDMELSTQILMYDAIQLGISIKILDRHDQFLELKLGDHVEYVKNGNMTSKDTYIATLIMENKTVTKRILHDKGFRVPLGDEFNSVEDALRAYKLFAKTPFVVKPKTTNYGLGISIFKDGAGYEDFEQAVNIAFDEDSSILIEEFLSGTEYRFFVLQDKVLAVMLRVPANVTGDGIHTIKELVTEKNRDPLRGTDHRTPLELIQLGELEILMLKGQGYQLDSIPADGEIVYLRENSNVSTGGDSIDVTDQISEEYKKIAADAVAALGAKISGIDLIIDDLDVPAANPGAYGIIEANFNPSMYMHIYPYKGTSRRLTTDVLHYLFPELT, encoded by the coding sequence ATGGATCTAAAAAAGATGTTAGCCGATGAACGAGTGAAGCCATACGTTTCAAAAGCCCGTTACGGTATAGAAAAAGAAGGTCAGCGGGTAGATCTGTCAGGGAACTTAGCGACGACGGATCATCCCGCAGCGATTGGTATGGGTGATGAACATCCGTATATTCAGCGTGATTTCTCAGAGACCCAAATGGAATTAATCACTCCAGTTCTGGATACGCTGGATGAATTATTCAATTGCCTGTCAAGCATTCACGACGTGGCCTATCGTTCCATGGGTAAGGAAGAAATGCTGTGGCCGTTAAGCATGCCCCCTGCGTTGCCTGAAAAAGAGGAAGACATCGTGATTGCTAAATTGAACAATAGTGAAAATGTTCTTTATCGCCGCTCTTTGGCTAACTCATACGGACGCCGGAAACAAATGATCTGCGGCATTCATTTCAACTTTGAATTCAGCGATGACCTGTTGCGGACGCTGTTTGATTTGCAGTCGGAGACGGATGATTACCACCGGTTTAAGACAGATATTTATTTAAAACTGACGCGGAATTACTTGTACTATCGTTGGCTCGTTACGTACTTTTACGGTGCCTCCCCTGCCAGTGAAGAGAACTTTTACGGATGCGATGATCGGCCGAATGAGCCTGTCAGAAGCATCCGCAGCAGCCGGTACGGTTACAGGAATCACGACGATGTGGCTGTATCGTTCAGTACTATACAGAAGTACATTGAAGACCTGACTTCCGCCGTAAATAGAGGCCAGCTGGTGGAAGAAAAGGAATTCTACACAGCAATGCGTTTGCGCGGCAGTGAGCAGGTGGCGGAGTTCATAAACGACGGAGTGCGCTACGTAGAAGTACGAAATATAGACTTGAATCCTTTTGAAACGAATGGAATCAGCTACGAACAGGCAGAATTTCTGCATATTTTCCTGCTGTACCTTCTGCAGAAAGACGAAGATCCTCAGAATGACGAATGGGGCCATGCAGGCGATGCACGTAATGATGCCGTAGCCCTTGAACACCCGCTGGCACGTACGCAATTTGAAGCCGAAGCTTATGAATTGGTCAATGGGATGGAAATGCTGTCGAAAGAACTGGATTTCCCTGTTTCCGAATCATTATTTGACGATCTGAGAGAGAGAATTGCGGATCCAAGTAAAACTTTGGCGGGCAGACTGTATACGGAGAGCCAGAAAAGCAGTCAAAGACAGGTAGCTGTGGAAATTGCGAACGAGACACACACGAAGTTATGGGAGAAACCGTACGAGTTAACCGGCTTTACTGATATGGAGTTATCGACGCAGATTTTAATGTATGATGCCATACAGCTGGGCATTTCTATAAAAATACTCGACCGCCATGATCAGTTTTTGGAGCTAAAACTGGGTGATCATGTAGAATACGTAAAAAACGGCAATATGACAAGCAAAGACACATATATCGCCACTTTAATTATGGAGAATAAAACAGTCACGAAAAGAATTCTTCATGACAAAGGTTTCCGCGTGCCGCTCGGCGACGAATTTAATTCAGTCGAAGACGCTTTGCGTGCCTATAAGCTGTTTGCCAAGACCCCTTTCGTCGTGAAGCCGAAAACAACAAACTATGGACTGGGTATATCCATCTTTAAAGATGGCGCTGGCTATGAAGATTTTGAACAGGCAGTCAATATCGCGTTTGATGAAGATTCTTCTATATTAATTGAAGAGTTCCTGAGCGGCACAGAATACCGGTTCTTTGTGCTGCAAGACAAAGTCCTTGCAGTGATGCTGCGTGTCCCCGCAAATGTCACGGGCGACGGGATACACACTATCAAAGAACTGGTCACAGAAAAAAACCGTGATCCGCTGCGCGGGACTGACCACCGGACACCGTTAGAACTGATTCAATTAGGTGAATTAGAGATTCTCATGCTGAAAGGTCAAGGGTATCAATTGGATTCTATTCCGGCAGACGGCGAAATCGTCTACTTGCGCGAAAACTCCAACGTCAGCACAGGCGGAGATTCCATTGATGTGACGGACCAGATTTCAGAGGAGTATAAGAAGATCGCAGCAGATGCAGTAGCCGCACTCGGAGCGAAAATCAGCGGCATCGATTTGATTATTGATGATCTGGATGTTCCGGCGGCGAATCCGGGTGCATACGGCATAATTGAAGCGAACTTTAATCCTTCGATGTATATGCATATCTACCCGTACAAAGGCACATCACGCCGCTTGACGACGGATGTGCTCCACTATTTGTTCCCTGAACTGACTTAA
- a CDS encoding 5'-methylthioadenosine/S-adenosylhomocysteine nucleosidase: MRRISLRNLRLVGFIVCMIFLATIVSGCNSAATSTSDTEKRPIIVQGPMPIEAEKFAEKLNDMEVEESGNFVFYKGTIDEYPVIVTKTSKGMENTAAATALAIEKYDPIAIINQGTSGGHDPDLHVFDIVLGKRTVNIGSMKTASAEENEGMDPSLWKPMDLMASEGSAGEDPNAEKIRYFEGDDELLAAANAVKDQYKLGKVVEGTIGSADLWNNEVDRINWFHEKYGTSVEEMEGAAAAQISESYNVPFLGIRILSNNKTNDGQYNPETASANQDYVYLVLKEYISKLK; the protein is encoded by the coding sequence ATGAGGAGAATATCTTTGAGAAACTTGAGATTAGTTGGATTTATTGTATGCATGATTTTTCTCGCGACGATCGTTTCAGGCTGTAACTCTGCTGCTACAAGTACATCAGACACTGAAAAGCGTCCGATCATTGTTCAGGGGCCAATGCCTATTGAAGCAGAGAAATTCGCTGAAAAGTTAAATGACATGGAAGTTGAAGAATCGGGAAACTTTGTTTTTTATAAAGGAACTATTGATGAATATCCTGTAATTGTTACAAAGACCAGTAAAGGGATGGAAAACACTGCAGCTGCTACTGCATTGGCAATTGAAAAGTACGACCCTATCGCTATTATCAATCAGGGAACTTCAGGCGGACATGATCCGGACTTACACGTATTTGACATAGTCTTAGGTAAACGGACAGTCAATATCGGTTCTATGAAGACTGCATCTGCTGAAGAAAACGAAGGAATGGATCCTTCACTATGGAAGCCTATGGACCTTATGGCTTCAGAAGGCAGTGCAGGGGAAGACCCTAATGCAGAGAAGATCCGCTACTTTGAAGGCGATGATGAATTATTGGCAGCGGCTAATGCTGTGAAAGACCAATATAAACTAGGGAAAGTTGTAGAAGGAACGATTGGATCCGCTGACTTGTGGAATAACGAAGTGGATCGCATAAACTGGTTCCATGAAAAGTACGGTACTTCTGTTGAAGAAATGGAAGGTGCTGCTGCAGCGCAAATTTCTGAAAGTTACAATGTTCCTTTTCTAGGAATCCGTATTCTCTCTAATAACAAAACTAACGACGGTCAGTATAATCCAGAAACGGCTTCGGCCAATCAAGATTATGTCTATCTTGTTTTAAAAGAATATATTTCTAAGTTGAAATAA
- a CDS encoding DMT family transporter, with product MLKAYAWLTLCVMVWGSNFVFGKMLVQDFSPALLTSLRLLFIVLFLIGLSSYKLQVKRLHTYDLLAVFFLGVFGVFINQWSFFAGLETADPTTSALILATTPILTGVLAGIFLKEKLTIRMLLGSVVAIIGIYFVVAKGDMSSIHIDKGLWWIVVTMITFAMLIIVTRLLSNRMDPLAITLYSNVVGLVVSVPFIFLLDTPIRMSSKVSDWSFLIGTAVVVHGIAMLIWNNNIRYVDASKASILSNLEPFVAMIMGLILLYKPIMGPEIVGSLFIVGGVVL from the coding sequence ATGTTAAAAGCATATGCTTGGCTGACACTTTGTGTAATGGTGTGGGGCAGTAATTTTGTTTTCGGAAAGATGCTGGTTCAGGACTTTTCCCCGGCTCTTCTCACTTCGCTCAGACTGTTGTTTATTGTGCTATTTCTGATTGGACTATCTTCATATAAACTGCAAGTGAAACGGCTACATACATATGATTTACTGGCAGTGTTTTTTCTTGGCGTTTTTGGTGTTTTTATTAACCAGTGGTCTTTTTTCGCTGGATTAGAAACAGCCGATCCAACAACTTCTGCATTGATCTTGGCGACTACTCCCATTTTGACCGGTGTATTAGCAGGCATTTTTTTAAAAGAAAAGTTAACCATTCGTATGCTGCTCGGATCTGTTGTTGCGATCATAGGTATTTACTTTGTTGTAGCAAAAGGGGATATGTCTTCTATACATATCGATAAAGGTTTGTGGTGGATTGTCGTCACGATGATTACGTTTGCAATGCTGATTATCGTCACTAGACTGCTGTCCAATAGAATGGATCCGCTTGCCATTACTTTATATTCAAATGTGGTCGGACTTGTTGTGTCGGTTCCTTTTATATTTTTACTTGATACACCCATACGAATGAGCTCGAAGGTTTCGGATTGGTCCTTTCTAATTGGTACTGCCGTTGTGGTACACGGTATAGCCATGTTGATTTGGAATAACAACATCAGATATGTTGATGCTTCAAAAGCTTCTATATTATCTAATTTAGAACCTTTTGTAGCGATGATTATGGGTTTGATTTTGCTGTATAAGCCAATCATGGGTCCGGAAATTGTCGGCTCACTGTTTATAGTGGGAGGAGTAGTGCTGTAG